In Candidatus Rokuibacteriota bacterium, the genomic stretch CGAGGACCACCGCCCGCTCTACGACTGGTTCCTCGACCAGCTCGGCATCTACCACCCGCAGCAGATCGAGTTCGCTCGCCTCAACCTCTCTCACACGGTCATGTCGAAGCGGAAGCTCCTCGAGCTCGTCGAGGAGGGCCACGTCACCGGCTGGGACGACCCGCGCATGCCGACGATCGCCGGGTTACGCCGGCGCGGCTACACGCCCGAGGCAATCCGAGACTTCTGCGAGCGGATCGGCGTCGCCAAGGCCGACAACCTCGTGGACATCGCCCTGTTGGAGCATTGTCTCCGCGAGGATCTCAACAGGCGCGCTGAGCGGCGGATGGCCGTGCTCCGCCCGCTCAGGCTCGTCATCGAGAACTACCCCGAGGGGCAGGTCGAGGAGATGGAGGCGGTGAACAACCCCGAGGACTCCGCGGCGGGGAGCCGGCGCGTGCCGTTCTCGCGGGTCCTCTGGATCGAGAAGGACGACTTCCGCGAGAGCCCGCCCCCGAAGTACTTCCGCCTCGCCCCTGGGGCCGAGGTGCGCCTCCGCTACGCCTACATCGTCAAGTGCACCGGCCTGGTCAAGGACGAGCGCACCGGCGAAGTCGTCGAGGTGCGCTGCACCTACGATCCTGCGACCCTCGGCGGCGACGCGCGCGGGCGCAAGGTCAAGGGGACCATCCACTGGGTGTCGGCTGCCCACGCCGTCGACGCCGAGGTGCGGCTCTACGAGAATTTGTTTTTGAGGCCCAAGCCCGACGAGGAGGAGGACTGGAAGGCGGCGCTGAACCCGCGATCGCTCGAGGTCCTGGCCGGCTGCAAGCTGGAGCCATCGCTCGCCGGCGCCTCGCCGGGCAGCCGCTACCAGCTCGAGCGCCAGGGCTACTTCTGCGTTGACACCAAGGACTCCACGCCCGCGCGCCTGGTCTTCAACCGCACGGTCGGCCTCCGCGACACCTGGGCCAGGATCGAGAAGGCCGAAGCTGGATAGCAACGCCCCGATACCCCGGAGGGTGATTGCCTGAGGTCAGCCGGTTCTTTGGCATCATCATCGCGATGTTCTACAATGACCACGAGCCCCCGCACTTTCACGCTAGATACGGCGACCAGAGAGCGATAATTGACATCGAGTTGTTAACAGTGCTCCGTGGCAGGCTCTCGCCCAGGGTTCTTGGTCTCGTGACCGAATGGGCAGCAATGCACCAGCACGAGCTACGTGAGAACTGGCGTCTTGCCCGTCAGCAGGCTCCGCTCAAGCCGATTCGCCCGTTGGAGTGACGCGATGATGGTCGACATTGTCGAAGCTCGGCACCTTGGGGAGCACCGGATTTGGGTACGCTTTGAAGACGGCGTTC encodes the following:
- the glnS gene encoding glutamine--tRNA ligase; protein product: QRTGDAWCIYPMYDWAHGQCDSIEQITHSICTLEYEDHRPLYDWFLDQLGIYHPQQIEFARLNLSHTVMSKRKLLELVEEGHVTGWDDPRMPTIAGLRRRGYTPEAIRDFCERIGVAKADNLVDIALLEHCLREDLNRRAERRMAVLRPLRLVIENYPEGQVEEMEAVNNPEDSAAGSRRVPFSRVLWIEKDDFRESPPPKYFRLAPGAEVRLRYAYIVKCTGLVKDERTGEVVEVRCTYDPATLGGDARGRKVKGTIHWVSAAHAVDAEVRLYENLFLRPKPDEEEDWKAALNPRSLEVLAGCKLEPSLAGASPGSRYQLERQGYFCVDTKDSTPARLVFNRTVGLRDTWARIEKAEAG
- a CDS encoding DUF4160 domain-containing protein yields the protein MPEVSRFFGIIIAMFYNDHEPPHFHARYGDQRAIIDIELLTVLRGRLSPRVLGLVTEWAAMHQHELRENWRLARQQAPLKPIRPLE